The following are from one region of the Capsicum annuum cultivar UCD-10X-F1 chromosome 1, UCD10Xv1.1, whole genome shotgun sequence genome:
- the LOC107879410 gene encoding pentatricopeptide repeat-containing protein At3g06430, chloroplastic encodes MASASLSSCSSSSIIPSPLPTPTGACLFRHRCAVAATSSSSLVAFSKMKHWKEGEYPGFSEVSVSHLNNKKGRRTPFKKKIDRKNAGNPWVNTVSEALSDCIDKKQWQQALQVFEMLKKQPFYLPKEGTYMKLLVLLGRCGQPGQAQQLFDSMIEDGLEPTSELYTALIGAHSRSNLLDKSFALLHSMIELPHCQPDVYTYSILIKACVDASRFDLVESLYKQMDDRSIVPNTVTQNIVLSGYGRAGKYAEMEKVLLGMLESADSKPDVWTMNTILSIFGNKGLIEMMERWYEKFRNFGIEPETRTFNILIGAYGKKKIYDKMSSVMEYMRKLSFAWTISTYNNVIEVFSDAGDAKHMEYTFDKMHAEGMKADTKTFCCLIRGYANAGLFHKVINTVQLAGELEIPENTSLFNSVIYACTKAEDVMEMERVFKRMKDKQCRPDLITYSTMIDAYQKEGMTDKVNYLEQEKLMMVAIQSNDGHNDEEKLELLPT; translated from the exons ATGGCGAGCGCTTCCTTGTCTTCATGTTCCTCTTCCTCGATTATCCCCTCCCCTCTACCCACCCCCACTGGCGCCTGCCTCTTCCGCCATCGCTGTGCAGTCGCCGCCACGTCCTCTTCTTCTCTGGTTGCATTTTCGAAGATGAAACACTGGAAAGAAGGTGAATACCCAGGGTTCTCTGAAGTTTCTGTTTCCCACCTAAACAACAAGAAGGGGAGGAGGACcccttttaagaaaaaaatcgATAGAAAGAATGCTGGCAATCCTTGGGTCAATACTGTTTCTGAAGCTCTTTCTGATTGCATTGATAAAAAGCAATGGCAACAAGCCCTTCAG GTATTTGAAATGTTAAAGAAGCAGCCTTTTTATCTACCAAAAGAAGGTACTTACATGAAGCTCCTTGTTCTTCTTGGAAGATGTGGGCAACCAGGGCAGGCTCAACAACTTTTTGATTCAATGATTGAAGATGGACTAGAGCCCACTTCAGAACTCTATACGGCCTTGATTGGTGCTCATAGTAGAAGCAACTTACTTGACAAGTCATTTGCTCTTCTTCACTCCATGATTGAGCTACCTCATTGTCAACCAGATGTTTACACCTACAGTATATTAATCAAGGCATGTGTGGATGCCAGCCGATTTGATTTGGTTGAGTCCCTTTATAAACAAATGGATGATCGTTCCATAGTTCCGAATACTGTCACTCAGAATATAGTCTTGAGTGGTTATGGTAGAGCAGGCAAGTATGCAGAAATGGAGAAAGTGCTTTTAGGGATGTTAGAGAGTGCTGATAGCAAACCTGATGTATGGACTATGAACACTATCTTGAGCATATTTGGCAACAAGGGGCTGATTGAAATGATGGAGAGATGGTATGAAAAATTCCGTAATTTTGGAATTGAGCCTGAAACGCGGACATTTAATATCCTCATTGGTGCTTATGGGAAGAAAAAGATTTATGATAAAATGTCGTCTGTAATGGAATACATGCGTAAACTTTCATTTGCATGGACAATATCAACATACAATAATGTCATTGAGGTGTTCTCAGATGCAGGTGATGCAAAGCATATGGAATAcacgtttgataaaatgcatgcCGAAGGGATGAAAGCTGACACGAAGACCTTTTGCTGTCTCATCAGAGGATATGCAAATGCAGGCCTTTTTCATAAGGTGATCAACACGGTCCAGTTAGCTGGGGAATTGGAGATCCCTGAAAACACTTCCTTGTTCAATTCTGTTATTTATGCGTGCACAAAGGCCGAGGACGTAATGGAGATGGAGAGGGTTTTCAAGCGAATGAAAGATAAGCAATGCCGACCGGATCTCATAACGTACTCTACTATGATTGATGCATACCAGAAAGAAGGCATGACAGACAAAGTTAATTATTTGGAACAAGAAAAGCTCATGATGGTTGCCATTCAGTCCAATGACGGGCACAATGATGAGGAAAAGCTTGAGCTGCTGCCTACTTGA